The Roseococcus microcysteis genome contains a region encoding:
- a CDS encoding Bug family tripartite tricarboxylate transporter substrate binding protein encodes MPISRRALGAAGAALLAAPNLAIAQSWSPTRPVRLVVGFPPGGSGDFIARTLSEPLREALGQAVVVDNRPGAGSNIASEAVARAEPDGHTLLLGGNFSHAVNPALYARIPFHPVRDFTAITRLTDLPTILAVRPQLGITTLAQLIERVRAEPGRWNYATPGNGTPSHLAGVMLAKAANINLTHVPFRGGAPSLQAVLSGDVELLIGTPPVALPPVRGGQLRALSLTTREASPVIEGIPGTGTEGLPGLNIGGWWGLWAPAGLPEPIRQRVFEAARRITADPGVRERLAREGLQGLASESPAAFDAFIAEEIPFWAEVVRAAGARVD; translated from the coding sequence GAACCTGGCTATCGCCCAATCCTGGTCGCCCACGCGGCCCGTCCGCCTCGTGGTGGGCTTCCCACCCGGCGGCTCCGGTGACTTCATCGCCCGCACCCTCAGCGAGCCGCTGCGCGAGGCGCTGGGCCAGGCCGTGGTGGTGGACAACCGGCCCGGCGCGGGTTCCAACATCGCCTCAGAAGCCGTGGCGCGGGCCGAGCCCGATGGCCACACCCTGCTTCTGGGCGGCAATTTCAGCCATGCGGTGAACCCGGCCCTCTATGCCCGCATCCCCTTTCATCCGGTGCGCGATTTCACCGCCATCACGCGGCTGACCGACCTGCCCACCATCCTGGCCGTGCGGCCGCAGCTTGGCATCACGACGCTGGCGCAATTGATCGAGCGGGTGCGGGCGGAGCCGGGACGGTGGAACTATGCCACACCGGGCAATGGCACGCCCTCGCACCTGGCGGGCGTCATGCTGGCGAAGGCCGCCAACATCAACCTGACACATGTGCCCTTCCGCGGCGGCGCACCCTCACTCCAGGCCGTGCTCTCGGGCGATGTGGAACTGCTGATCGGCACGCCGCCCGTGGCGCTGCCGCCGGTGCGGGGCGGCCAGCTGCGGGCGCTTTCGCTGACCACGCGCGAGGCCTCGCCCGTCATCGAGGGCATTCCCGGCACCGGCACGGAAGGGCTGCCCGGCTTGAACATCGGCGGGTGGTGGGGGCTCTGGGCGCCGGCCGGCCTGCCCGAACCCATCCGCCAGCGCGTCTTCGAGGCGGCGCGCCGCATCACCGCCGACCCGGGCGTGCGCGAGCGCCTGGCGCGGGAGGGGCTGCAGGGCCTGGCCTCGGAATCGCCCGCCGCCTTCGACGCCTTCATCGCCGAGGAAATCCCCTTCTGGGCGGAGGTGGTCCGCGCCGCCGGCGCGCGGGTGGATTGA
- a CDS encoding iron-containing alcohol dehydrogenase, which yields MAITPGIHRWPAQERVRHGAPLSEALPPEITDARRVVLVTTRSLADSRIVAEARRAIGSALAGTFARMRAHSPIEDVLALTALLVETDADLVVAVGGGSVVDGSKVACQGVWRGFRAVADVTGAAAGRAAHPGAWEGAPPRPRIVAVPTTLSAAEFAPHAGVTDTVAGRKYRLLEAWMVPRSVILDPEAVMETPAELFLSSGIRAVDHGAERWCSAAPQPFSDAVSWQALRMLAEGLLAVARDPNDRAARALCQQAAWMSVMGGWAGVPVGASHGIGYILGGARGVPHGVTSCLMLPAVMQWNEAVNGVRQGELARLFGGGPCHAALRGFIRGLGLPVTLGEVGITEADIPDLAGRWLGDPPIATNPRPVGGPEDVAAILRLAL from the coding sequence ATGGCCATCACCCCCGGCATCCATCGCTGGCCCGCGCAGGAGAGGGTGCGCCACGGCGCGCCGCTCTCCGAGGCGCTTCCGCCCGAGATCACGGACGCGCGCCGCGTCGTGCTGGTCACCACCCGCTCGCTCGCGGACAGCCGCATTGTCGCCGAGGCCCGCCGCGCCATCGGCTCTGCCTTGGCCGGGACCTTTGCCCGCATGCGCGCCCACAGTCCCATCGAGGATGTGCTGGCGCTGACCGCCCTGCTGGTCGAGACCGACGCCGACCTGGTGGTGGCGGTGGGCGGTGGTTCGGTGGTGGATGGCAGCAAGGTGGCCTGCCAGGGCGTGTGGCGGGGCTTCCGTGCCGTGGCCGATGTGACGGGGGCGGCGGCCGGCCGCGCCGCGCATCCCGGCGCATGGGAGGGGGCGCCCCCGAGACCCCGCATCGTGGCCGTGCCCACCACCCTCTCGGCCGCGGAATTCGCGCCCCATGCGGGTGTGACCGACACGGTGGCCGGCCGGAAATACCGGCTGCTGGAGGCCTGGATGGTGCCACGCAGCGTCATCCTGGACCCCGAGGCGGTGATGGAGACGCCGGCGGAGCTCTTCCTCTCCTCCGGCATCCGGGCGGTGGACCATGGGGCGGAGCGCTGGTGCTCGGCCGCCCCCCAACCCTTCTCGGACGCCGTCTCCTGGCAGGCGTTGCGGATGTTGGCCGAGGGCCTGCTCGCCGTGGCGCGGGACCCGAACGACCGCGCGGCCCGCGCCCTGTGCCAGCAGGCGGCCTGGATGTCGGTGATGGGCGGCTGGGCCGGGGTGCCGGTGGGGGCGAGCCATGGCATCGGCTATATCCTGGGCGGCGCGCGCGGCGTGCCGCACGGCGTCACCTCCTGCCTGATGCTGCCCGCCGTGATGCAGTGGAACGAGGCGGTGAACGGCGTGCGCCAGGGGGAATTGGCGAGGTTGTTCGGCGGCGGGCCCTGCCATGCGGCGCTGCGCGGCTTCATCCGCGGGCTCGGCCTGCCCGTGACGCTGGGCGAGGTCGGCATCACGGAGGCGGACATCCCGGACCTGGCCGGGCGCTGGCTGGGCGACCCGCCCATCGCGACCAACCCCCGGCCGGTGGGCGGGCCCGAAGATGTCGCGGCGATCCTGCGCCTGGCCCTGTAG